GCAAACAAGCCGAGGATACATCAGACTCTTAAAGAAGCATCAGCACGCAGCACGGTGATGTTACTGCTACTACTCATCTTCTCACTGACAGGTAAAAAGATAACTAACACTTGTTAATACAACAGACTACTGAATGTTACATTACAATACATATGCTGCTGGTGATTATGTGTTTTGGAATGgtttaagctttttatttttatttttatttttttttcaatttcttactttttaagtctgttcatatattttaaaaatggcaaaaaggtTTTTACAACTCAATCAAACAATCACATTTTaatcatatataatatataaatagaAAAACTAAAATTGTGCTCATgcactttaataaaatataccatcttaaaaatgttaacattaattATGtgcaccattttttttcttttacataacACATCTTCACCTTGTTTATTAAAGCTTTTAGGAAGTAAAACGTCTGATTGGATAATCTCGGGTCGTACCATCTGAACATAGCACCCTGAGTCTATCGCTACAACAAACACTGAATTTAAATAGTTACATGGATGAGACATCATGAACCAGGCAACAAATCAAAAACAGGTCTTAGTGTACAAATATCTTTGTGGTATAAGAAGTGCTAAAAATTGTATTTCTCTCATACATTTCAAGAAAAAACATGCGTGCATGAAATTAATGTTGACTTTGACTACGTGGCTGCAGCTCCAGATTCTTACaaagagatttttttcattttcaggttGTGAATCTGAAGTGAGAGCATGTCACCATCGATGGGCTGAAATCACCTGCAAATATCCTGAAACAAATAACATATATCAGTACACTGATGTAGTTCTTTCCAATGGAACACCTGTACAAACCTCTAAGAAGGACGTGTGGGAAGAAAATGGCAGATTTTGCCTCTACCatgatacaaaaaataaaaatctcaaggttgcaataaaacatgttaaagaGCGAGAGTTTGGGAAGTACAGGTGCAGGTTTTTTCAAAGATCGAACTCATCTGACATACAGGAAGGAAAACTGGAGACTGGTAAgaaatatcatcatcatcaccatcatccttGTGTCAGACACCAGACGAGgcacacacaggaaatcagaatatttgattaaaaaaatcgatacagaataaaacaggagtTTCGGAAACACTGGGAACTTTTTTTCTGGCTCATGAGCAGTCCTGAGCTGCAGTACGAACTTTTCTAAAACATTTCCACAGTTAGTGAGTCCCCATCTATTCAAAGTAATGGAGCCAAGGACATTTCAAAAAGTCACCTGAACATAAAAGAAACTTGACAAGTCCTTAAAataaactgctttaattctCTGATTTGTTTACAGAGCATATAAACTGCCCGCGAACATATCTCAGCGTGTACAGAACAGCGAACAGCACCATCACATGTGATTATCCAGATGTTTACGAGTCCCACATAAAGTTCTTCTGTAAAAAGAACCGTTTTACCTGTGAGGACATTTTATCAACGTCAAAAGGGACGTTTACTCTCACAGGCAGCAGCCGTGCCTTTAACATTTCCATCAGTCATGTGACCTCACAGGATGCTGGTGATTACTGGTGTGGAGTGGAATCAAATGATGGAAGTTACAgattatcacacacacaaatacacctgAAAGTTATAGGTGAGTATTCCACATGTTCAGTATCACAggtttaaatgataaaagctGGCTGATAAGCTGAAGGcaaatatttgtctttttgtcttcagATATTGAACCTTTGCCATCAACTATTGGGCAGAACTTCACTTACCAGTGTAAGTACAACCGGGATGCCTCCTCATGTATAAAATTCATCTGCAAAGGAGAAGATTCAACTGTATGCAAACAGCTAGTAACCACCACAGAGCCTGACGTGAACCAGAGATTTATAATGAAAGAGAACAACGGGAGTATCACCATTACAGTGAGAGAAGTAACAGCAAACGATAGTGGGATATACTGGTGTGGAGCAAGAGTCCCTCACAAACACAATCAAACACATGACGACTTCTTTGATGGGTTTAATTTGACTCTAGGTAAGTTGTGCTGTTTGTTGTGTGGGTGACTGTCAAGATCAACCTATCAAAGAAAATATATGTCACTTTTTAAGACATTTGCTCGTAGTCAGTCAGAAATCAAAAGGAAATGTGAGGTAACACAGACTGTTTTCTCCTGGACTATAAGTGGAATATTTGGGCTATGCTACAAACATAATTAACAGCAATAGCAGTGTAATATTTTGTGATATAACAACATCACGTCTTTAGTTTCCCTAGTGCACATAAGAATGGATAGAAATTAAGAAAGGCTTTAAGGTACTGGTTAAAAAACTTGACCCAGGATACAACATCATAAATAaaagtttcttttaaattttactgTGTGACAGTCCTGTGCAGGCTTAACCTGTAGAGTTACAAGGTTTAGTAACAAAATACCagcattttaaatgttacaCTTAAGCTAGGACACTTTTGTCTTTGCATTTGTCTTATGTTGCATCACCACATAAGTCCTCCTTTCCCAATATTGTGTCATCAGTGATAGCAAATCCTTGGGAAAAGTGAAAAATGCCCTAATTATATTTGCCCTAATATGCAGCCTGCAAGCTGCAAGCAGATGATGAAATTTCCCCTTTTCTCTAACATATCATCAGAAATATCCCAAATTTCCTTAAAATatgacatcattttaaaaggttgATCTCCCACCCCTACTAACTTATACTTAAAAGTGCAGTCAAGACCTCTAGTTAATTATTTAACATCAATATTATCGATAATGATCTACACCAGAAACTGTGTATTAAAAACATACATTGGTTTCTAGACTTTTGAAGTCTGACTGATAAGGTTTTGGGTGCCACCATGTTCCATACACTgtaacaatgaaacacacagaaacacatctgcTTATTAGACTGCTAATGCTAGCATTCTATTACCTGCATGGTGTGCACCACATAGCAGGCTGTACAAATCTGTTCAGTCACGCACACCTCAAATGCTACTGAAAGGTCTGGATCAGAACTACTGAAAGTCAGGTCAAGGGATTAATTAATAGGTGCATTATTTGCATCGGTTACAAAGTCTGCAAAAGTATATTCTGCAAAAGCACTTGACAAAGTTAACTCTATGAATGTAATAACCTCTGAGGCTGTTGCTATTTATGCTTCAGTCTTCCTGCACCACCTTCACCACCTGCAGAGGTGTGACGTGAATATTTACAGGTTTATCTTGATGAACATTCATTTtcctatatatatttaatatgaaggggAAATCTCAGAACACAATACTTTTTAGAAAAACTTTTCCCTCACAGTGCAGTCTTCTTCAAGGAAACCATATAACACGTTCACAGCGTCAGTGTTTTCACCTGGGAGGGCACTAGTCCTAGAGTCCATCAGCCTTAAACATCTTTACTTAGCACAGTTTAATCTGCACGATATCTGAAACTCTCTGTAACTAGCTTTACTGCAACAGAAGAATTTAGTTTAGAGATGTTATTATAATGTCTAGTGTCTGTACTGCTGAACCTTTGACGATATGTTGCTGTGCAGGATGTGAAAAATGATTTCAAAATATTTCTgtctcaaaacaaacaaaaaaccccaaacagatTCTCATC
This DNA window, taken from Astatotilapia calliptera chromosome 5, fAstCal1.2, whole genome shotgun sequence, encodes the following:
- the LOC113021632 gene encoding uncharacterized protein LOC113021632, giving the protein MLLLLLIFSLTGCESEVRACHHRWAEITCKYPETNNIYQYTDVVLSNGTPVQTSKKDVWEENGRFCLYHDTKNKNLKVAIKHVKEREFGKYRCRFFQRSNSSDIQEGKLETEHINCPRTYLSVYRTANSTITCDYPDVYESHIKFFCKKNRFTCEDILSTSKGTFTLTGSSRAFNISISHVTSQDAGDYWCGVESNDGSYRLSHTQIHLKVIDIEPLPSTIGQNFTYQCKYNRDASSCIKFICKGEDSTVCKQLVTTTEPDVNQRFIMKENNGSITITVREVTANDSGIYWCGARVPHKHNQTHDDFFDGFNLTLGLNQGSILHPHENKNFVVVLTVCMAFLLPVLLMVVIVLILIYKRLSSSKDTGSEATAQYIKEDNIYEEIEEHFQSPGSEYATNTVYLTVDHPTNHPASLHYSTINFPISSDIAAAETLILTPSSSACKYSTVKHSTSLTTSTATHPPRPPQEPLYSKVNKLKPRQK